A single genomic interval of Ruminococcus sp. NK3A76 harbors:
- a CDS encoding putative ABC transporter permease: protein MSIVYEFMTLLLLFSSGSMIGWSIEVFYRRFKPDNKERVWINPGYLCGPCLPLYGFGLTLLYLLALVEDHIGIDNDILRKAVLFTIMAVAMTLIELIAGEIFIIRRHLKLWDYTNMRFNYKGIICLRFSVYWALLGAVYYFLIHPRILNGLEWFSHNLLFSFVIGMFYGILIIDLSYSFKLTAKIKAFAEENEMIIRYEELKKYIRMTVAERREKYRFLKAFESEGSLMDHLREYMEKQLEQARSGKINDFIEKHRPL, encoded by the coding sequence ATGAGCATAGTATATGAATTTATGACCCTTCTGCTGCTGTTCTCATCAGGCAGCATGATCGGCTGGAGCATCGAGGTATTCTACCGCCGCTTCAAGCCGGACAACAAAGAAAGGGTGTGGATAAACCCCGGCTATTTATGCGGCCCGTGTCTGCCGCTCTACGGCTTCGGGCTGACGCTGCTTTACCTGCTGGCACTTGTGGAAGATCACATCGGCATCGACAACGACATACTGCGAAAAGCTGTGCTGTTTACGATAATGGCTGTCGCCATGACGCTTATTGAGCTTATCGCAGGTGAGATATTCATTATCCGCCGGCACTTAAAGCTATGGGACTACACCAATATGCGTTTTAACTATAAGGGCATCATCTGCCTGCGCTTCTCGGTATACTGGGCGCTGCTTGGTGCTGTGTATTATTTTCTGATCCACCCGAGGATATTAAACGGTCTTGAATGGTTCTCGCATAATCTGCTGTTCTCCTTCGTTATCGGGATGTTCTACGGCATACTCATCATCGACCTGTCATACTCCTTCAAGCTGACGGCTAAGATCAAGGCATTTGCAGAGGAAAACGAGATGATAATCCGCTACGAGGAGCTGAAAAAGTATATTCGCATGACAGTTGCAGAGCGCCGGGAGAAATACAGGTTCCTCAAAGCCTTCGAGTCGGAGGGCAGCCTTATGGATCACCTGCGTGAATACATGGAAAAGCAGCTCGAACAGGCTCGCAGCGGCAAGATAAACGACTTCATCGAAAAGCACAGGCCGTTATGA
- a CDS encoding diguanylate cyclase — MQLLQNAAALLKVAFGDYEIYRSGGDEFVVLCPGITSQQLDESIARFHALADNTPDVSFAAGTKCVEGDYDIHAVMQAADQNMYLNKEEFYRQHPEKNWRKII, encoded by the coding sequence GTGCAGCTGCTGCAAAATGCCGCAGCGCTTCTTAAGGTTGCATTCGGCGACTATGAGATCTACCGCTCGGGCGGCGATGAGTTTGTTGTCCTTTGTCCGGGAATCACCTCACAGCAGCTTGATGAGAGCATAGCAAGGTTTCATGCGCTTGCTGATAACACGCCCGATGTCAGCTTTGCAGCAGGCACGAAATGTGTCGAGGGCGATTACGACATACACGCCGTAATGCAGGCTGCCGACCAGAATATGTACCTGAACAAGGAAGAATTCTACCGTCAGCACCCCGAGAAAAACTGGCGAAAGATTATCTGA
- a CDS encoding bile acid:sodium symporter family protein, whose protein sequence is MKVLESISAFLGKYMAVIVLAVAAVSLFLPGSALWVQTTWINYLLMAVMFGMGLTLKKDDLKCVFTDPKGIIIGCIAQFTIMPTLAFCLGKVFALDTALLVGVILVGTCPGGTSSNVITYLSKGDVALSVGMTSVNTLLAPLLTPAVTYLFLNTSVKVDIKSMVISIVQVVIIPILLGLVINMFFSKFTESAAKALPLVSVTAICLIIASVVSHNSEKILTTGAIVFVVVILHNLLGYLCGYAVGKLIKADLPRTKALSVEIGMQNSGLATSLAGTAFPDLAMATVPGAIFSVWHNISGAVLANIYNRLDESREEKNKAQK, encoded by the coding sequence ATGAAAGTTCTTGAAAGCATCAGTGCTTTTTTAGGAAAATATATGGCGGTCATTGTGCTGGCAGTCGCCGCTGTATCATTGTTTTTGCCGGGCAGCGCTTTGTGGGTGCAGACAACGTGGATAAACTATCTGCTAATGGCGGTAATGTTCGGAATGGGGCTTACGCTCAAAAAGGACGACCTAAAATGCGTGTTCACCGACCCTAAGGGGATAATCATAGGCTGCATTGCGCAGTTTACGATAATGCCGACGCTGGCGTTCTGCCTTGGCAAGGTGTTCGCTCTCGACACAGCGTTGCTTGTCGGCGTGATACTGGTCGGCACCTGCCCGGGAGGAACTTCAAGCAACGTCATAACATATCTTTCAAAGGGCGATGTTGCACTGTCGGTAGGCATGACGAGCGTCAACACACTGCTTGCGCCGCTGCTCACCCCGGCGGTGACATATCTGTTTTTAAACACAAGCGTCAAGGTCGATATAAAAAGCATGGTTATATCCATAGTTCAGGTCGTGATAATACCTATACTGCTTGGCCTTGTTATCAATATGTTCTTTAGCAAGTTCACCGAGTCGGCCGCAAAGGCGCTGCCGCTTGTCTCGGTAACGGCTATCTGCCTTATCATAGCATCTGTGGTGTCTCACAATTCCGAGAAGATACTTACCACAGGCGCTATAGTGTTCGTGGTCGTGATACTTCACAATCTGCTCGGCTATCTGTGCGGATATGCTGTCGGAAAGCTGATAAAAGCAGACCTGCCAAGGACAAAGGCTCTGTCTGTAGAGATAGGTATGCAGAATTCCGGCCTTGCGACCTCGCTTGCAGGAACAGCTTTCCCTGACCTTGCAATGGCGACTGTCCCCGGTGCGATATTCTCGGTATGGCATAACATCTCAGGCGCTGTGCTTGCAAATATCTACAACCGCCTTGATGAAAGCAGGGAAGAAAAGAATAAAGCGCAAAAATGA